The following proteins are co-located in the Diaphorobacter sp. HDW4B genome:
- a CDS encoding DMT family transporter, with product MHPSAITGIGLTVAATAAFSVLDAGSKYVGSLLPIFMALWLRYSLQSIFTISFATSRSGTAIFKTRHWRFQLMRGVLFCVSNGCAMMSLRYLPLAEFTAIVAMTPIAMTLVAALWLKQPVSRLRWVLVFVGFAGTLIIIRPGGENFRFGTLLWPMLQLLANTAYQIVSSEMAGKERPETTQIYTSLLAFALTTLMLPWTWTGGMTPALWIGAFCMGLGSAVGHLLMLKAYEYARPATITPFLYSQIPFALCAGWFLYGHIPDQWAVIGMVTIAVGGMLSVWLSVRESR from the coding sequence ATTCACCCCTCGGCCATCACCGGCATCGGCCTGACCGTCGCGGCCACAGCGGCGTTCTCGGTGCTTGATGCGGGCTCCAAATATGTCGGCTCGCTGTTGCCGATCTTCATGGCGCTGTGGCTGCGCTACAGCCTGCAGAGCATCTTCACCATCAGCTTTGCCACCAGCCGCTCGGGCACGGCGATCTTCAAGACCAGGCACTGGCGCTTTCAGCTCATGCGCGGCGTGCTGTTCTGCGTGAGCAATGGCTGCGCGATGATGAGCCTGCGTTATCTGCCGCTGGCCGAATTCACCGCCATCGTCGCGATGACGCCGATCGCCATGACGCTGGTCGCCGCGCTGTGGCTCAAGCAACCTGTGAGCCGCCTGCGCTGGGTGCTGGTGTTCGTGGGGTTTGCGGGCACGCTGATCATCATCCGGCCCGGTGGCGAAAATTTCCGATTCGGCACGCTGCTCTGGCCCATGCTGCAGTTGCTGGCCAACACCGCCTACCAGATCGTCAGCAGCGAAATGGCGGGCAAGGAGCGCCCCGAAACCACGCAGATCTACACCAGCCTGCTGGCCTTTGCGCTCACCACGCTGATGCTGCCCTGGACCTGGACGGGCGGCATGACGCCAGCGTTGTGGATCGGCGCGTTCTGCATGGGTCTGGGCAGCGCCGTCGGCCATCTGCTGATGCTCAAGGCGTATGAGTACGCGCGGCCCGCCACCATCACGCCGTTTCTCTACAGCCAGATTCCGTTTGCGCTGTGCGCGGGCTGGTTCCTGTACGGGCACATCCCCGACCAATGGGCCGTGATCGGCATGGTGACGATTGCGGTCGGCGGCATGCTGAGCGTGTGGCTTTCGGTGCGGGAAAGCCGTTGA
- a CDS encoding gamma-glutamyltransferase family protein, whose protein sequence is MADAIIKDWALPYASHRSSVLGRNVVSTSQPLAAQAGLRMLLAGGNAVDAAIAAAMTLTVVEPSGCGIGSDAFAILWDGKELHGLNASGRSPAAWTPEYFQKLGGIPEKGWNAVTVPGAVSAWVELSRRFGKLPFEQVAQPAIDYARNGFPVSPVIATLWELGSQKLGTQPGFAECFMPNGRAMRAGEIFKSEAHARTLELIAQTKGEAFYCGELAQKMAAHSQANGGVMTVEDLAAHKADWVGTVSQPFGDSVIHEIPPNGQGIAALMALGMLDELKVGGAPLDSADSVHLQIEAMKLALADLNEYNADMDHMRVKPQEELLNRDYLRERAKLINLQTAGDPTYGAPKPGGTVYLCAADESGMMVSFIQSNYMGFGSGVVVPGTGISLQNRGCGFTTQAGHANEVGPNKRPSHTIIPAFAMKADGTPQMAFGVMGGPMQSQGHLQMALRVLRYGQNPQAAADAPRWRVTGGKKVAVEPAFDAQVLAELRARGHDITVEEGNGVFAFGGAQLILRDGDHYIAGSDPRKDGQAVGY, encoded by the coding sequence ATGGCTGACGCGATCATCAAGGACTGGGCACTGCCCTACGCTTCTCACCGTTCCTCCGTGCTGGGCCGCAATGTGGTCAGCACCTCGCAACCGCTGGCTGCGCAGGCTGGTCTGCGCATGCTGCTGGCCGGTGGCAACGCGGTCGATGCCGCGATTGCTGCCGCGATGACGCTGACCGTGGTCGAGCCTTCGGGCTGCGGCATCGGTAGCGATGCGTTCGCAATTCTGTGGGATGGCAAGGAGCTGCATGGCCTCAACGCCTCGGGTCGCTCGCCCGCTGCATGGACGCCCGAATACTTCCAGAAGCTCGGCGGCATTCCTGAAAAGGGTTGGAATGCGGTGACCGTGCCCGGTGCCGTTTCGGCATGGGTGGAGCTGTCGCGCCGCTTCGGCAAGCTGCCTTTCGAGCAGGTTGCGCAACCGGCCATCGACTACGCACGCAACGGCTTCCCGGTGTCGCCCGTGATCGCCACGCTGTGGGAACTGGGCTCGCAAAAGCTAGGCACGCAGCCCGGTTTTGCAGAGTGCTTCATGCCGAATGGCCGTGCGATGCGCGCGGGGGAAATCTTCAAGAGCGAAGCGCATGCGCGCACGCTGGAGCTGATCGCGCAAACCAAGGGCGAGGCCTTCTACTGCGGCGAACTCGCGCAGAAGATGGCGGCACATTCGCAGGCCAACGGCGGCGTGATGACTGTCGAGGATCTGGCCGCGCACAAGGCCGATTGGGTGGGCACGGTGTCGCAGCCATTCGGCGATTCGGTGATCCACGAGATTCCTCCGAACGGCCAGGGCATTGCGGCGCTGATGGCGCTGGGCATGCTCGACGAGCTGAAGGTCGGCGGCGCGCCGCTCGACAGCGCGGACAGCGTGCATCTGCAGATCGAAGCCATGAAGCTCGCGCTGGCCGATCTGAACGAATACAACGCCGACATGGACCACATGCGCGTGAAGCCGCAGGAAGAACTGCTCAACCGCGACTATCTGCGCGAGCGCGCCAAGCTCATCAATCTGCAAACCGCAGGTGACCCGACCTACGGTGCTCCGAAGCCGGGCGGCACGGTCTATCTGTGCGCGGCGGACGAAAGCGGCATGATGGTCTCGTTCATCCAGTCCAACTACATGGGCTTCGGCTCGGGCGTGGTCGTGCCGGGCACGGGCATCAGCCTGCAGAACCGTGGCTGCGGCTTCACCACGCAAGCCGGTCACGCCAACGAGGTGGGTCCGAACAAGCGTCCTTCGCACACCATCATCCCCGCGTTTGCGATGAAGGCCGACGGCACGCCGCAGATGGCGTTCGGCGTGATGGGCGGCCCGATGCAGTCGCAAGGCCATCTGCAGATGGCGCTGCGCGTGTTGCGCTACGGCCAGAACCCGCAGGCGGCCGCCGATGCGCCGCGCTGGCGTGTGACGGGTGGCAAGAAAGTGGCGGTCGAGCCCGCGTTCGACGCCCAGGTGCTGGCCGAGTTGCGCGCGCGTGGTCACGACATCACCGTGGAAGAGGGCAACGGCGTGTTCGCATTCGGCGGAGCGCAGCTGATTCTGCGCGATGGTGATCACTACATCGCGGGCTCCGATCCGCGCAAGGATGGGCAGGCTGTTGGCTACTGA
- a CDS encoding tripartite tricarboxylate transporter substrate binding protein, whose protein sequence is MATGVLCGASAFADSAADAWPSKPVRVVVPFPSSGATDLISRVIAQRVSQDLGQQFVIDNKPGAGGTIGAAEGVKAAPDGATLLFTTSSTHAISPHLMPRLAYNVEKDFTPIAHVADAASVLLVTPSLPVKNVQELIAYAKANPGKLNYATSGNGTIVHLNALEFSARAGVKLTHVPYKGTAQSITDLVAGQVHILFDSIPTGMPHVTSGRLKALAVTSLQRSSLAPELPTIAETLPGYSSVTWFGVYGPAGMSPALASKINAAFNKAIQNPEVATALAKLGAEPAKPGTPAQFHSMVKADSARWAKVIKDNDIKLD, encoded by the coding sequence ATGGCCACTGGCGTGCTGTGCGGCGCATCCGCGTTCGCCGACTCCGCCGCCGATGCGTGGCCCAGCAAGCCGGTGCGCGTGGTCGTGCCGTTTCCGTCGAGTGGCGCGACCGACCTGATCTCGCGCGTGATCGCGCAGCGCGTCTCGCAGGATCTGGGCCAACAGTTCGTCATCGACAACAAGCCCGGCGCGGGCGGCACGATTGGCGCGGCCGAAGGCGTGAAGGCGGCTCCTGATGGCGCAACGCTGTTGTTCACCACCAGCAGCACGCATGCGATTTCGCCGCATCTGATGCCGCGCCTGGCCTATAACGTCGAAAAAGATTTCACGCCGATTGCGCATGTGGCCGATGCGGCCAGCGTGCTGCTGGTGACGCCCTCGCTGCCCGTGAAGAACGTGCAGGAACTGATCGCCTACGCCAAGGCCAATCCCGGCAAGCTGAATTACGCGACCAGCGGCAACGGCACCATCGTGCATCTGAACGCGCTGGAGTTTTCGGCGCGCGCGGGCGTCAAGCTCACGCATGTGCCATACAAGGGCACGGCGCAGTCGATCACCGATCTGGTGGCGGGGCAGGTGCATATCCTGTTCGATTCGATTCCCACCGGCATGCCGCATGTGACCAGTGGCCGCCTGAAGGCGCTGGCTGTGACCAGCCTGCAGCGCAGCTCGCTCGCGCCCGAGTTGCCGACGATTGCCGAGACGCTGCCGGGTTATTCGTCCGTCACCTGGTTCGGCGTGTATGGCCCGGCGGGCATGAGTCCTGCGCTGGCCAGCAAGATCAACGCGGCGTTCAACAAGGCGATCCAGAACCCCGAAGTGGCAACGGCCTTGGCCAAGCTGGGCGCAGAGCCCGCCAAGCCGGGCACGCCCGCGCAATTCCATTCCATGGTGAAGGCCGACAGCGCACGCTGGGCCAAGGTCATCAAGGACAACGACATCAAACTCGACTGA
- a CDS encoding LysR family transcriptional regulator, which produces MTATNQLQDTALRYFLEVAQCGSVSLASQRLHVAMSAISRQIANLELQLETPLFERHARGMVPTAAGDILARHARRISLEAEQAVEAIHALASLRSGAVRIATSDAFANELVPAACAQFQQDYPGVRFEVLVCPTPQVSSKVLAGDAEIGLCFSLAPVKDIHVVHRQTAPVVAILPPGHALARKRRVSLAEITRYPLALPPAETAVRQVVDMACARQELALDPVLVSSHAQTLLKFVQHSNGVSVSSEVSVRHLVASGELVAKPIADAGMDLRDIEVQTLAERTLQPATEAYLELLISRLKS; this is translated from the coding sequence ATGACCGCCACCAACCAATTGCAGGACACCGCGCTGCGCTACTTTCTCGAAGTGGCGCAGTGCGGCTCGGTCAGCCTCGCCTCGCAGCGCCTGCACGTTGCCATGTCCGCCATCAGCCGCCAGATCGCGAATCTCGAACTGCAACTGGAAACGCCGCTCTTCGAGCGCCACGCACGCGGCATGGTGCCAACGGCTGCAGGCGACATCCTCGCGCGCCACGCAAGGCGCATCAGTCTCGAAGCCGAGCAGGCGGTCGAAGCCATCCACGCGCTCGCCAGCCTGCGCAGCGGCGCGGTGCGCATCGCCACATCGGATGCCTTCGCCAACGAACTGGTGCCGGCCGCCTGCGCGCAATTCCAGCAGGACTATCCAGGCGTGCGCTTCGAGGTGCTGGTCTGCCCGACCCCGCAGGTCTCCAGCAAAGTGCTCGCGGGCGATGCGGAAATCGGCCTGTGCTTCAGCCTCGCGCCCGTCAAGGACATCCATGTCGTGCATCGCCAGACCGCGCCTGTCGTCGCCATCCTGCCGCCCGGCCATGCGCTGGCACGCAAGCGGCGCGTCTCGCTGGCCGAGATCACGCGCTATCCGCTGGCCTTGCCACCTGCCGAAACCGCAGTACGCCAGGTCGTCGACATGGCCTGCGCGCGACAGGAGTTGGCGCTCGATCCGGTGCTTGTCAGCAGCCACGCGCAGACGCTGCTCAAATTCGTTCAGCACAGCAACGGCGTGAGCGTATCGAGCGAAGTCAGCGTGCGCCATCTGGTGGCCAGCGGCGAACTCGTCGCCAAGCCCATTGCCGATGCCGGCATGGACCTGCGCGACATCGAAGTGCAGACGCTCGCCGAGCGCACGCTGCAGCCCGCGACCGAGGCTTATCTGGAACTTCTGATCAGCCGCCTGAAATCGTGA
- a CDS encoding phosphatidate cytidylyltransferase, protein MTPAYASQTYLLFGILAAILLFASTIGWILKRRSGPMPSPVIVNLNSRINAWWVMMSLIAVAIVLGKGAFIVLFALISLFALREFISLLPTRRGDYFSLLIAFYFVLPYQYFLIYVDWYGMYSIFIPLYVFLLLPIAGLKQEDTKHFLERSAKIQWGLMVSVYCISYVPALVTLNLADFHGDKIWPAMWLIFVVQASDVLQYVCGKLFGKHKVAPVLSPSKTIEGLVGGIALATGLGVLLSWMTPFTHWQAALVAFIVCLFGFFGGLVMSAIKRDRGVKDWGQLIQGHGGMLDRIDSICFSAPIFFHILRYWWT, encoded by the coding sequence ATGACGCCCGCCTACGCTTCGCAGACCTATCTGCTGTTCGGCATTCTTGCGGCGATCCTTTTGTTCGCATCGACGATCGGCTGGATTCTCAAGCGGCGCTCGGGTCCGATGCCGTCGCCTGTCATCGTCAACCTGAACTCGCGCATCAACGCATGGTGGGTGATGATGAGCCTGATCGCCGTGGCCATCGTGCTCGGCAAAGGCGCGTTCATCGTGCTGTTCGCGCTGATCTCGCTGTTTGCGCTGCGCGAGTTCATCAGCCTGCTGCCCACGCGGCGCGGGGACTATTTCTCGCTTCTCATCGCGTTCTACTTCGTGCTGCCGTACCAGTACTTTCTCATCTATGTGGACTGGTATGGCATGTATTCGATCTTCATTCCGCTCTACGTTTTTCTGCTGCTGCCGATTGCGGGCTTGAAGCAGGAAGATACCAAGCATTTTCTCGAGCGCAGCGCCAAGATCCAATGGGGTCTGATGGTGTCGGTGTACTGCATCTCGTATGTGCCTGCGCTGGTCACGCTGAATCTGGCGGATTTCCATGGCGACAAGATCTGGCCCGCGATGTGGCTGATCTTCGTGGTGCAGGCGTCCGACGTGCTGCAGTATGTCTGCGGCAAGCTGTTTGGCAAGCACAAGGTGGCGCCCGTGCTCTCGCCATCGAAGACCATCGAAGGTCTGGTGGGCGGTATTGCGCTGGCGACCGGGTTGGGCGTGCTGTTGTCGTGGATGACACCGTTCACGCACTGGCAGGCGGCGCTGGTCGCGTTCATCGTCTGCCTGTTCGGCTTCTTTGGCGGGCTGGTGATGTCGGCCATCAAACGCGATCGTGGCGTGAAGGACTGGGGCCAGTTGATTCAAGGCCATGGCGGCATGCTCGACCGCATCGATTCGATCTGCTTTTCCGCGCCGATCTTCTTTCACATACTGCGTTACTGGTGGACTTGA
- a CDS encoding lysophospholipid acyltransferase family protein yields the protein MSSNNNVILRSLGRFVAFLTRSSARLLTGARSIWYGSKPSTEQRIYFANHNSHIDFILLWASLPRFMRRNTRPIAASDYWLKDGLRRFLIQDTFNGVTINRNREGQSDPLQPVKDALSNGFSIIFFPEGTRNLEDDVDLLEFKSGLFYLKEAFPDVELVPVWITNLRRVMPKGALVPIPLLSTVTFGAPLERKEGMPKAEYLQYAASELLKLKEVQQ from the coding sequence ATGAGTTCGAACAACAACGTCATTCTTCGCTCGCTGGGGCGCTTTGTGGCTTTTCTCACGCGCAGCAGCGCACGGCTGCTGACGGGCGCGCGAAGCATCTGGTATGGCAGCAAGCCATCGACCGAGCAACGCATTTATTTTGCGAACCACAACAGCCATATCGACTTCATTTTGCTGTGGGCTTCGCTGCCGCGCTTCATGCGGCGCAATACAAGGCCGATTGCAGCATCGGATTACTGGCTCAAGGACGGGCTGCGGCGCTTTCTGATTCAGGACACGTTCAACGGTGTGACGATCAATCGCAACCGTGAAGGCCAGTCCGATCCGCTGCAGCCGGTGAAGGATGCGCTTTCCAACGGCTTTTCGATCATCTTCTTTCCCGAAGGCACGCGCAATCTGGAGGACGATGTGGACTTGCTCGAATTCAAGAGCGGCTTGTTCTATCTGAAGGAGGCGTTTCCCGATGTCGAGCTGGTGCCGGTGTGGATCACCAACCTGCGGCGCGTGATGCCCAAGGGCGCGCTGGTGCCGATTCCGCTGCTCTCGACCGTGACCTTTGGTGCGCCGCTCGAACGCAAGGAGGGCATGCCCAAAGCGGAATATCTGCAGTACGCAGCCAGCGAACTTCTCAAGCTCAAGGAGGTGCAGCAATGA
- a CDS encoding phosphatase PAP2/dual specificity phosphatase family protein has protein sequence MQAMRDIREPGVWKRGVLYLLCLAPFFFLTYGFANQHASGLSDVPSIVFAWEKHIPLWPWTIVPYWSIDLFYGLSLLLCWTRFELRQQALRLFTAQVISIACFVLFPLKFSFERPPLDGFFGLWFDVLMGFDKPFNQAPSLHIVLLLILWDFYRRHVPAAWVWLVHLWCFLIGLSVLTTWQHHFIDIPTGLLAGALCMWLYPLHGKSPFEKDDASTRTGKHVRQAFFYLIGTAVFSAVGFACGGAWLWLLYPAVSMLLVALAYLTARPHYFQKQGNGAMTVASWLLFAPYFVGAWINSRLWTRVHPEDSLVYEDHGVKLHLGRIPSIHDAAAYDALFDCVAELPVSQHRAYAQYLSLDLIPLNVEQLTIAAQRLDALLQSDKPRSVLVFCALGYSRSAAVLCAWLMKSGIADSADAAANIIQQARPWVVLKPEQLAQLQLLKNEGAR, from the coding sequence ATGCAGGCTATGCGTGACATCCGGGAGCCCGGCGTATGGAAGCGCGGCGTGCTGTATCTGCTGTGCCTTGCGCCGTTTTTCTTTCTCACTTACGGCTTTGCGAATCAGCACGCATCAGGTTTGAGCGATGTGCCCAGCATCGTGTTCGCTTGGGAAAAGCACATTCCGCTGTGGCCGTGGACGATTGTTCCTTATTGGTCCATCGATCTGTTCTACGGCCTGTCGCTGTTGCTGTGCTGGACGCGGTTCGAGTTGCGCCAGCAGGCCCTGCGGCTGTTCACCGCGCAGGTCATTTCGATCGCGTGCTTTGTGCTGTTCCCGCTCAAGTTCAGTTTCGAGCGCCCACCACTCGACGGCTTCTTTGGCCTGTGGTTTGACGTACTCATGGGCTTCGACAAGCCCTTCAATCAAGCACCTTCGCTGCACATCGTGCTGCTGCTGATTCTGTGGGATTTCTACCGTCGTCATGTGCCCGCAGCGTGGGTGTGGCTGGTGCATCTGTGGTGCTTTCTGATCGGGCTCTCGGTGCTCACCACCTGGCAGCATCACTTCATCGACATTCCCACGGGCTTGCTCGCGGGTGCTCTGTGCATGTGGCTGTATCCGTTGCATGGCAAGTCGCCGTTTGAAAAGGATGATGCGTCAACGCGCACGGGCAAGCATGTTCGGCAAGCCTTCTTCTACCTGATTGGCACAGCAGTGTTCAGCGCTGTGGGTTTTGCATGCGGCGGGGCGTGGCTGTGGTTGCTTTATCCCGCAGTGAGCATGCTGCTGGTCGCGCTGGCTTATCTGACAGCGCGACCGCACTATTTTCAAAAGCAGGGCAATGGTGCGATGACGGTGGCGAGTTGGCTTTTGTTCGCACCGTACTTTGTAGGTGCATGGATCAACAGCCGTCTGTGGACGCGCGTACATCCCGAGGACTCGCTTGTGTACGAGGACCACGGCGTGAAGCTGCATCTTGGCCGCATTCCATCGATACACGATGCAGCGGCTTACGACGCGCTGTTCGATTGCGTGGCAGAGTTGCCTGTCTCTCAGCATCGAGCTTATGCGCAATATCTTTCGCTCGATCTGATTCCTTTGAATGTCGAGCAATTGACCATCGCAGCGCAGCGACTGGATGCCTTGCTGCAATCCGACAAACCGCGTTCGGTGCTGGTGTTCTGCGCGCTGGGCTATTCACGCAGCGCAGCGGTGTTGTGCGCGTGGCTGATGAAAAGCGGCATTGCCGATTCGGCAGACGCTGCGGCAAATATCATTCAACAAGCCCGACCCTGGGTGGTGCTCAAGCCAGAACAGTTGGCGCAACTGCAGCTTTTGAAAAACGAGGGAGCCAGATGA
- a CDS encoding bifunctional alpha/beta hydrolase/class I SAM-dependent methyltransferase, with protein sequence MRVNSQHRFVSHDGTELFFQRWQASAPGAEKKAVLLFHRGHEHSGRMEHLVEELDLPDFDFYAWDARGHGQSPGARGDAPSFSACVHDIECFKQHLQTEFGTQAENMAVVAQSVGAVLAATWVHDYAPRIRALCMASPAFDIKLYVPFARPGLTLMSKLRGNFFITSYVKSGMLTHDKERAAAYDTDPQIARAISVRMLLGLYEASDRIVASSENIHVPTQVLSSGSDFVVKKKPQRDFYERLSHPLKEFHTLPGFYHDTLGEKDRMIAVRKIRRFITQCSATSYQAPDVLDADKIGSGCALAEELSTPLPQGSLRDRYWKLAKANLKFGSKFSTGLKIGEDTGYDSGSTLDFVYRNQPESKGFIGKLMDKQYLAAIGWRGIRVRKINIEDLLKKQARKLTEQGRDVRMLDIASGHGRYILDAVAGFEKRPASVLLRDYSDINVAAGQKLIEERKLSDIAQFVHGDAFNTESLEAITPKVNLAVVSGLYELFNDNDLLRRSLKGLEQAVEQGGYLVYTCQIWHPQQEFIARVLTSHRQGDAWVMRMRSQAEMDALVEQAGFRKIDQRIDEFGIFTVAVAQKL encoded by the coding sequence ATGAGAGTCAACAGTCAGCACAGGTTTGTGAGCCACGACGGCACGGAGTTGTTTTTTCAGCGTTGGCAGGCCAGCGCGCCCGGTGCGGAGAAGAAAGCGGTTCTGCTGTTCCATCGCGGACATGAGCATTCGGGGCGCATGGAGCATCTGGTCGAAGAACTTGATCTGCCGGACTTTGATTTCTACGCATGGGATGCACGCGGACATGGACAGTCGCCCGGAGCGCGTGGCGATGCGCCTTCGTTCTCAGCCTGCGTGCACGACATCGAATGCTTCAAGCAGCATCTGCAAACCGAGTTCGGCACCCAAGCCGAAAACATGGCAGTGGTGGCGCAAAGCGTGGGTGCGGTGCTCGCCGCCACTTGGGTGCATGACTACGCCCCCAGAATTCGCGCGCTGTGCATGGCGTCGCCTGCGTTCGACATCAAGCTCTATGTGCCGTTCGCAAGGCCCGGCCTGACACTGATGAGCAAGCTGCGCGGCAACTTCTTCATCACCAGCTATGTGAAGTCCGGCATGCTCACGCACGACAAGGAACGTGCCGCAGCGTATGACACCGACCCGCAGATTGCACGTGCGATTTCCGTGCGCATGCTGCTCGGTCTGTATGAAGCGTCGGACCGCATCGTCGCCAGTTCCGAGAACATCCATGTGCCCACGCAGGTGCTGTCGTCAGGCTCGGATTTTGTGGTGAAGAAAAAGCCGCAGCGCGATTTCTATGAACGGCTTTCGCATCCGCTCAAGGAGTTCCATACGCTGCCGGGCTTCTATCACGACACGCTCGGCGAGAAGGACCGCATGATTGCGGTGCGCAAGATTCGGCGCTTCATCACGCAGTGTTCTGCAACGTCTTATCAAGCGCCCGATGTGCTCGATGCGGACAAGATCGGATCGGGCTGCGCGCTTGCGGAGGAGCTCAGCACGCCATTGCCGCAAGGCTCTCTGCGTGATCGCTACTGGAAGCTCGCCAAAGCCAATCTCAAGTTCGGCAGCAAGTTCTCGACCGGTTTGAAAATCGGCGAGGACACGGGTTACGACTCGGGCAGCACGCTCGATTTTGTCTACCGCAACCAGCCCGAGAGCAAAGGCTTCATCGGCAAGCTGATGGACAAGCAATACCTCGCAGCGATTGGCTGGCGCGGCATTCGCGTACGCAAGATCAACATCGAAGACCTGCTCAAGAAGCAAGCCCGCAAGCTGACCGAACAAGGCCGCGACGTTCGCATGCTCGATATTGCATCGGGCCATGGCCGCTACATCCTCGATGCGGTGGCGGGCTTCGAAAAGCGGCCTGCGTCCGTGCTGCTGCGCGACTACAGCGACATCAATGTGGCAGCGGGTCAGAAGCTGATTGAGGAACGCAAGCTGTCCGACATCGCGCAGTTCGTGCATGGCGATGCGTTCAACACCGAATCGCTCGAGGCGATCACGCCCAAGGTGAATCTGGCCGTGGTGTCGGGGCTGTATGAACTGTTCAATGACAACGATCTGCTGCGCCGCTCGCTCAAGGGCTTGGAGCAGGCTGTGGAGCAGGGCGGTTATCTGGTCTACACCTGCCAGATCTGGCATCCGCAGCAGGAGTTCATTGCGCGTGTGCTCACCTCGCACCGGCAGGGCGATGCGTGGGTGATGCGCATGCGTTCGCAGGCCGAGATGGATGCGCTGGTCGAGCAGGCGGGCTTTCGCAAGATCGATCAGCGCATCGACGAGTTCGGCATCTTCACCGTGGCTGTGGCGCAGAAGCTGTGA
- a CDS encoding CDP-alcohol phosphatidyltransferase family protein translates to MPSIYQLKPAFQNLLRPLVTRLHSAGVTANQVTLTAMFISVALAGFLYFFHLGRAPTAWLLLFPAWMLVRMAFNAIDGMLAREFAQQSKLGAYYNELCDVVSDTALYACFAAFAAVDPWLLAIAIFLAGLSEYAGVMAPLISAERRYDGPMGKSDRAFAFGLISVILVFAPAMGASQQVLANICSVLLAAVSALLLRTLFNRIKNGISTAR, encoded by the coding sequence ATGCCATCGATTTACCAACTCAAACCTGCATTCCAAAACCTTCTGAGGCCGCTGGTCACCCGTCTGCACAGCGCAGGCGTTACGGCCAATCAGGTCACGCTCACGGCGATGTTCATCTCGGTGGCGCTGGCGGGGTTTCTCTACTTCTTTCACCTTGGCCGCGCGCCTACTGCGTGGCTGCTTCTCTTTCCGGCATGGATGCTCGTGCGCATGGCATTCAACGCCATCGACGGCATGCTCGCGCGCGAGTTCGCGCAGCAATCCAAATTGGGCGCGTACTACAACGAGCTGTGCGATGTGGTCTCGGACACCGCGCTCTATGCATGCTTTGCGGCTTTTGCGGCCGTCGATCCCTGGTTGCTGGCCATCGCCATCTTTCTTGCGGGGCTCAGCGAATACGCGGGCGTGATGGCTCCGTTGATCAGTGCCGAGCGTCGCTATGACGGCCCCATGGGCAAGAGCGACCGTGCGTTCGCCTTCGGTCTGATCTCCGTGATTCTGGTGTTTGCACCGGCGATGGGTGCTTCGCAGCAGGTGCTTGCCAACATCTGCAGCGTGCTGCTGGCGGCGGTCAGTGCATTGCTGTTGCGTACTTTGTTCAATCGGATCAAAAACGGTATTTCGACAGCGCGCTGA
- a CDS encoding uracil-DNA glycosylase: MSTIDAFSNDPQSTATQLEGAQPADWPVALGWQALVDDFFASAKGQPLLSHLQTRLDAGAVVFPPKPLRALELTPPEDVRVVILGQDPYHGRGQAEGLAFSVASGVRLPPSLQNIFKEMQRDLGTPFPPFPNPGGSLVKWATHGVLLLNTCLTVEEGQAASHSGKGWELLTDAVIKHVAEGDKPVVFMLWGNHAQSKRAFIPQDRGHLVLTSNHPSPLSALRPPVPFIGNGHFGQAREFRERNGF; the protein is encoded by the coding sequence ATGAGCACCATTGACGCCTTTTCCAACGACCCCCAATCCACCGCAACGCAGCTTGAAGGCGCACAACCCGCCGACTGGCCGGTCGCACTAGGCTGGCAAGCGCTGGTCGATGATTTCTTCGCCAGTGCCAAGGGCCAACCGTTGCTGAGCCATCTGCAGACGCGCCTCGATGCGGGTGCGGTGGTCTTTCCGCCCAAACCGCTTCGCGCGCTGGAACTCACACCGCCCGAAGACGTGCGCGTGGTGATCCTCGGGCAGGACCCGTACCACGGTCGTGGGCAGGCCGAAGGGCTTGCGTTTTCCGTGGCCTCGGGCGTGCGTCTGCCGCCTTCGCTGCAGAACATCTTCAAGGAAATGCAGCGCGATCTGGGCACGCCGTTTCCGCCATTTCCGAATCCGGGCGGCAGCCTGGTGAAGTGGGCCACGCATGGCGTGCTGTTGCTCAACACCTGCCTGACGGTGGAAGAGGGGCAAGCTGCCAGCCATTCCGGCAAGGGCTGGGAGCTGCTGACGGATGCGGTGATCAAGCATGTGGCCGAGGGCGACAAGCCGGTTGTCTTCATGCTGTGGGGCAACCATGCGCAGTCCAAGCGCGCTTTCATCCCGCAGGATCGCGGGCATCTGGTGTTGACGAGCAACCACCCGTCGCCGCTTTCGGCGCTGCGCCCGCCCGTACCTTTCATCGGCAACGGCCACTTCGGCCAGGCGCGCGAGTTCCGCGAACGCAATGGCTTCTGA